Genomic window (Streptomyces sp. SLBN-31):
TACGACGTGACCAACCGCAACAAGCGCTCGGTCGTCGTCGACCTCAAGGCTCCGAACGGCTCCGCGCGCGTTCTGGACCTGGCCGCCCGCGCCGACATCCTGATCGAGGGCTACCGCCCCGGCGTCGCCGAGCGCCTCGGCGTCGGCCCCGAGGACTGCCACGCCCGCAACCCCGCGCTCGTCTACGGCCGCATGACCGGCTGGGGCCAGGAGGGCCCCCTCGCCCAGCGCGCCGGCCACGACATCGCCTACATCGCGCTCACCGGCACGCTCGGCATGATCGGCGAACCCGACCGGCCGCCGGCCGTCCCCGCCAACCTCCTCGGCGACTACGCGGGCGGCTCCCTCTACCTCGTCGTCGGCGTCCTCGCCGCGCTCCACCACGCGCGCGCGACCGGCACCGGCCAGGTCGTCGACGCCGCCATCGTCGACGGCACCGCCCACCTCTCCGCGATGATCCACGGCATGCTCGCCGCCGGCGGCTGGCAGGACCGGCGCGGCGCCAACCTCCTGGACGGCGGCTGCCCGTACTACGGCACCTACGCCACGGCCGACGGCCGGTACATGGCGGTCGGTCCCCTGGAGCCGCAGTTCTACGACGAGTTCGTCCGCCTCCTCGACCTGCCCGAGCACGCCGGCACCCGCAAGGACTGGACCCGATGGGGCGAGCTGCGCGAGGCGGTCGCGGCCCGCTTCGCCTCCCGTACCAGGGACGAGTGGACGGCCCTCTTCGAGGGCTCCGACGCGTGCGTGGCCCCCGTCCTCTCCCTGGCCGAGGCCCCCCGACACCCGCACCTCGCCGCCCGCGGCACCTTCACCGACCACGGCGGCATCACCCAGCCCGCCCCCGCACCCCGTTTCTCCGCGACCCCCACCACCGTGCGCACCGGCCCCGCCCGGCCGGGCGCCGACACCGCCGCCGTGGCACACGACTGGGACGCACCCGACCTCCTGAAGGGCCTCGAATGAAGCGGCAGATCTTCGCCCCCGAGCACGACGCGTTCCGGGAGACCGTGCGCGCCTTCCTGGCCAGGGAGGTGCTGCCGTACTACGAGCAGTGGGAGAAGGACGGCATCGTCTCCCGCGACGCCTGGCGCGCGGCCGGCAAGCAGGGCCTGCTCGGACTCGCCGTGCCCGAGGAGTACGGCGGCGGAGGCACCGACGACTTCCGCTACAGCGCGGTACTGGCGGAGGAGTTCACCCGCGCGGGCGCGCCCGGCCTCGCGCTCGGCCTGCACAACGACATCATCGGCCCCTACCTCACCTCGCTGGCCACCGAGGAGCAGAAGCGCCGCTGGCTGCCCGGCTTCTGCGACGGCTCGATCATCACCGCCATCGCCATGACCGAACCCGGCGCGGGCTCCGACCTGCAGGGCATCAGGACCCACGCCGAGGACCGCGGCGATCACTGGGTGCTCAACGGCTCCAAGACGTTCATCTCCAACGGCATCCTCGCCGACCTGGTGATCGTGGTCGCCCGGACGACCCCCGAGGGCGGTGCGCACGGGCTGTCGCTGCTCGTCGTCGAACGGGGCACGGAGGGCTTCGAACGCGGCCGCAACCTCGACAAGATCGGCCAGAAGGCGCAGGACACGGCCGAGCTGTTCTTCCACGACGTGCGCGTGCCGAAGGAGAACCTCCTCGGCGAGCTCAACGGCGCGTTCGTCCACCTGATGACCAACCTCGCGCAGGAGCGCCTGAGCATCGCCGTCTCCGCGATCGCCGCGGCGGAGCATCTGCTGGAGATCACCACCGAGTACGTCAGGGAGCGCGAGGCCTTCGGCCGGCCGCTCGCCACCAAGCAGCACATCCGGTTCGAGGTGGCCGAGATGGCGACCGAGTGCGCGGTCACCCGCACCTTCCTCGACCGCTGCACAGAGGAGCACGCGAACGGCACGCTCGACGCGGTGCACGCTTCGATGGCCAAGTGGTGGGCGACCGAGCTGCAGAAGAGGGTCACCGACCGCTGTCTGCAACTGCACGGGGGATACGGCTACATGAGCGAATATCCCGTGGCCAGAGCCTTCGTCGACGGCCGTATCCAGACCATCTACGGCGGTACGACCGAGATCATGAAGGAGATCATCGGCCGTTCCCTGCTCGGTTGAAGCTCTCCCGCCCGGCCCGACCCTCACCCTCGAAAGGCTTCCCAGTGAGCACCGAAGCGTACGTGTACGACGCGATCCGCACCCCGCGCGGCCGCGGCAAGGCGAACGGCGCCCTGCACGGCACCAAGCCCGTCGACCTGGTCGTGGGCCTCATCCACGAGCTCCGCGGCCGCTTCCCGGACCTCGACCCGGCCGCGATCGACGACATCGTGCTCGGCGTCGTCGGACCCGTGGGCGACCAGGGCTCCGACATCGCCCGCATCGCCGCGATCGCCGCCGGTCTTCCGGACACGGTCGCCGGCGTGCAGGAGAACCGCTTCTGTGCCTCGGGCCTGGAAGCCGTCAACATGGCCGCCGCCAAGGTGCGTTCCGGCTTCGAGGACCTCGTCCTCGCGGGCGGCGTCGAGTCCATGTCCCGGGTGCCGATGGCCTCCGACGGCGGCGCCTGGTTCAACGACCCGATGACCAACCTCGCCACCAACTTCGTCCCGCAGGGCATCGGCGCCGACCTGATCGCCACCATCGAGGGCTTCTCCCGCCGGGACGTCGACGAGTACGCCGCCCTGTCGCAGGAGCGCGCGGCCACCGCCTGGAAGGAGGGCCGCTTCGACCGGTCCGTCGTGCCGGTGAAGGACCGCAGCGGCCTGACGGTCCTCGACCACGACGAGCACCTGCGCCCGGGAACCACCGCCGACTCGCTGGCCAAGCTGAAGCCGTCCTTCGCGGACATCGGCGACCTGGGCGGCTTCGACGCCGTCGCCCTGCAGAAGTACCACTGGGTCGAGAAGATCGACCACGTCCACCACGCCGGCAACTCCTCCGGCATCGTCGACGGCTCCGCGCTGGTCGCGATCGGCTCGAAGGAGATCGGTGAGCGCTACGGCCTCACGCCCCGCGCGCGGATCGTCTCCGCCGCCGTCTCGGGCTCCGAGCCCACCATCATGCTGACCGGCCCCGCCCCCGCCACCCGCAAGGCGCTCGCCAAGGCCGGGCTGACCATCGACGACATCGACCTCGTCGAGATCAACGAGGCCTTCGCGGCGGTCGTCCTGCGCTTCGTGAAGGACATGGGCCTGTCCCTGGACAAGGTCAACGTCAACGGCGGCGCCATCGCGCTGGGTCACCCGCTCGGCGCGACCGGCGCGATGATCCTGGGCACGCTCGTCGACGAACTGGAGCGCCAGGACAAGCGGTACGGCCTCGCGACCCTGTGCGTCGGCGGCGGCATGGGCATCGCCACCATCGTCGAACGCGTCTGAACACCCCAGCGGCCACAACAGACTTCAACGGAGACCCCCTCATGACCGAGAGCACCACCATCCGCTGGGAACAGGACCGCACCGGCGTCGTCACCCTCGTGATCGACGACCCGAACCAGTCCGCGAACACCATGAACCAGGCGTTCCGCGACTCCCTGGCCGTGATCACCGACCGCCTGGAGGCCGAGAAGGACTCCATCCGCGGCGTCATCGTCACCTCCGCCAAGAAGACCTTCTTCGCCGGCGGCGACCTGCGCGACCTCATCCGGGTCACCCCCGAGACCGCGCAGGACCTCTTCGACGGCGGCATGGCGATCAAGCGCAACCTGCGCCGCATAGAGACCCTCGGCAAGCCGGTCGTCGCCGCGATCAACGGCGCCGCGCTCGGCGGCGGTTACGAGATCGCGCTCGCCTGCCACCACCGCGTCGCCCTCGACGCCCCCGGCTCCAAGATCGGCTGCCCCGAGGTCACCCTGGGCCTGCTGCCCGGAGGCGGCGGCGTGGTCCGCACCGTCCGCCTGCTGGGCATCGCCGACGCCCTGCTGAAGGTCCTGCTCCAGGGCACCCAGTACAACCCGCAGCGGGCCCTGGCCAACGGCCTGGTCGACGACGTGGCCGCCACCCAGGACGAACTGCTCGCCAAGGCGCGCGCGTTCATCGACGCCAACCCCGCCTCGCAGCAGCCCTGGGACCGGCCCGGCTACCGCATCCCGGGCGGCACCCCCGCCAACCCCAAGTTCGCGGCCAACCTGCCCGCCTTCCCCGCCAGCCTGCGCAAGCAGACGAACGGCGCCCCCTACCCGGCCCCGCGCAACATCCTCGCCGCGGCCGTCGAGGGCTCCCAGGTCGACTTCGAGACCGCCCAGGTCATCGAGGCCCGGTACTTCGTGGAACTGGCCGCCGGCCAGACCTCCAAGAACATGATCCAGGCCTTCTTCTTCGACCTCCAGGCCGTCAACTCCGGCGCCAACCGCCCCAAGGGCATCGAGCCCCGCAAGGTCCGCAAGGTCGCCGTCCTCGGCGCCGGGATGATGGGCGCGGGCATCGCCTACTCCTGTGCCCGCGCCGGCATCGACGTCGTCCTCAAGGACGTCTCCCTGGAGGCGGCCGTCAAGGGCAAGGGCTACTCCGAGAAGCTGTGCGCCAAGGCCGTCTCCCGGGGCCGCACCACCCAGGAGAAGGCCGACGCGCTGCTCGCCCGCATCACGCCGGCCGCCGACCCGCAGGAAGTGGCCGGCTGCGACGCGGTGATCGAGGCCGTGTTCGAGAACCCCGAGCTCAAGCACAAGGTCTTCCAGGAGATCCAGCACATCGTCGAGCCGGACGCGCTGCTGTGCTCCAACACCTCGACCCTGCCGATCACCCTGCTCGCCGAGGGTGTGGAGCGCCAGGCCGACTTCATCGGCCTGCACTTCTTCTCGCCGGTCGACAAGATGCCGCTCGTCGAGATCATCAAGGGCGAGCGGACCGGCGAGGAGGCCCTCGCGCGGGCCTTCGACCTGGTCCGGCAGATCAACAAGACCCCGATCGTCGTCAACGACTCGCGCGGCTTCTTCACCTCCCGGGTGATCGGCCACTTCATCAACGAGGGCGTCGCCATGGTCGGCGAGGGCGTCGAGCCCGCCTCCGTCGAACAGGCGGCCGCCCAGGCGGGTTATCCGGCCAAGGTGCTCTCCCTGATGGACGAGCTCACCCTCACCCTGCCGCGCAAGATCCGCAACGAGTCCCGGCGGGCCGTCGAGGAGGCCGGCGGCACCTGGGCGACGCACCCCGCGGAGGCCGTCATCGACCGCATGGTCGACGAGTTCGACCGCCCCGGCCGCAGCGGGGGAGCGGGCTTCTACGACTACGACGAGGCCGGCAAGCGGGCCGGTCTGTGGCCGGGACTGCGCGAGCACTTCACCAAGCCGGGCCACGAGATCCCGTTCGAGGACATGCAGGAGCGCATGCTCTTCTCCGAGGCCCTCGACACCGTCCGCCTGATGGAGGAGGGCGTCCTGACCTCGGTCGCCGACGCCAACATCGGGTCGATCTTCGGCATCGGCTTCCCCGGCTGGACGGGCGGAGTGCTGCAGTACATCAACGGCTACGAGGGCGGGCTGCCCGGATTCGTGGCACGCGCCCGTGAGCTGGCCGAGCGCTACGGCGAGCGGTTCGAGCCGCCCGCGCTGCTGGTGCGAAAGGCCGAGCAGGGCGAGCGGTTCGCGGACGCGTAGCGGACCAGGGCGGCGGCGCCGGTTCCGCCCGGCGCCGCTGCCCGGTTTCTTTCGGTCGGGGCCCGCACCCGCTTGCCCTCCGGCGCCGGGACACCGACGCTGACCCGCGAGCCGTCAGCACGGTCCCGTCCCCGGAGGAGCCCTCATGGGATACCGTCCCGCCCTCGCCGTCCTGGACATCCTGCGCGACGAGGGCGTGGACCGCGTCTTCGGCAACCCCGGCACCACCGAACTCCCCTTCCTGGCGGCCCTCTCGGACACGCCCGGCGCCCCCGAGTACGTGTTCGGCGTCCACGAGGGCTCCGTCGTCGCCATGGCCGACGGCTACGCCCGCGGCACCGGCCGCCCGGCCTTCGTCAGCCTGCACATCGCCGCCGGCCTCGCCAACGGCCTCATCGGCCTGCTCAACGCCCGCCGCTCCCGCACCCCGCTCGTGGTGACGGCCGGTCAGCAGGACCGCCGCCACCTCCAGCAGGACCCCATGCTCTCCGGCGACCTCATCGGCATCGCCACCCCCGCGGTGAAGGCGGCATACGACATCCAGCACGCCCACGACCTGCCGCTCGCCCTGCGTCGCGCCTTCGCCCTGGCCGTACGCCCGCCCGCCGGGCCGGTGTTCCTGTCCGTCCCCACCGACCTGCTCACCGAGGACACCGAGGTCGACATCCCGGCCCGCACCCCAGTGCCGCCCGCGGGACCCGCTGCAGGCCTCGAACACGCCGCCTCCCTGCTCGGCGCCGCCGACCGCCCGGCGATCGTCGCCGGGGACGGCGTGGGCCGCGAGGACGCCCTGGCCGCACTGGTGCGCACGGCGGAGGCCTGCGGGGCGGTCGTCCACCACCAGCCCATGGCGGACTGCCTGGACTTCCCCACCACGCACCCCCTGTACGCCGGGATGCTGCCGCCCCGTCACGACGCCGTCCGCGTCGCTCTGGCCGGGTACGACACCGTCCTGATCGTCGGGGCGCACGCCTTCACCCCCCACGCCTACACGCCCGGACCCCCGCTGCCGCCCGGCCTCCAGGTCGTCCAGCTCGACTCCGACCCGCACGAGATCGGCCGCAACTTCCCCGCGGCGACCGGCCTGGTGGGCGCGCTCGCCCCCTCCCTGGACCGGCTCTCGGAACTCCTGCGGGACCACGTGCCCGCACACACCGCCAAGTCCCGCATGCTGCGTGCCGGCGAGCGTCACGCCGCCGAGCGCGACCGCGACGACTCCGCCGCCCGCGCCGCCTACTCCCCGGCCCCGCTCGCCCCCTGGGCCGCCGCCCACGCCGTCGCCCGCGGCCTGCCCCCGGACGCCGTGGTCGTCGAAGAGGCCATCACCGTCGGCCTGTTGCTCCGCCGCCTCGTGCGCCTCGACCGCCCCGGCAGCTACACCCACACCGTCGGCGGCGGCCTCGGCTGGGGCATCGGCGCCGCAGTCGGCCGCGCCCTCGCCGAACCGGGCCGCCCGGTGGTCGCCGTCCTCGGCGACGGCTCCACCCTGTTCGGCCTCCAGGGCCTGTGGAGCGCCGCCCGGCAGAACACGCCCGTCCTGTTCGTGGTGATGGGCAACGGCGCCTACCGGACCGTGCAGGAGACGTACCAGGCGATGGGCGGCCAGGGCGTCTGCCCCGGCACGGAACTGGGGGAGCTGGACTTCACGCAGGCGGCACGCTTCTTCGGGGTGGACGCGGTACGGGCCGAGAGCGCCGACCAGCTGCGTGAACTGGTGGCGCGGGCCGGGGAACTGACCGGGCCGCTGCTGGTCGACGTACCGCTGCGTTCGTGAACGGGGGCCGAGCCGGCCCCGGCGAGGGCCGGTCGGCCCATGGCAGCGCACCGGGACCGCGCCCACGCTGACGGCACATCAACTGACAGCCGACCGGGAGGCCGTCATGCCACGTCAGCGCACCACCCCACGAAGACTGCTCGTCCTGTCGTCCGCCTGCGTCCTGACCGCGGCGGCCGCCCTGGCCCTCGCCCCCGCCGCCACCGCCGAACCGGCCACCTCCGTCGCCTACCCCTCCGGTGCGAGCGCGACCCGCTACTCGGGACTCGCCTTCGACACCTGTACGGCACCGCCGCTCGCGTCCGTACAGGCCTGGAGCGCCTCCCCGTACCGCGCCCTCGGCGTCTACGTCTCCGGCGTCAACCGCACCTGCGCCCAGCCGCAGTTGACCGCCTCCTGGGTGGCCTCGGTGTCCCAGCTGAAATGGCGTCTGCTGCCCATCCACAAGGGCCTGCAACCGCCCTGCGGAGCCCGCCCGACCGACGCCAAGATCAGCACGACGCCCGCCACCGCCCGCTCGCAGGGCACCGCTGCCGCCACCGAGGCGGTCACCGCGGCGAAGGCACTCGGCATGCGGCCGGGCAGCGCCCTCTACAACGACATCGAGAACTACAGCCAGACGGACACCACGTGCCGCACGGCCGTGCTGTCCTACCTCTCCGCCTGGACGAAGGAACTGCACCGCGTCGGCTGGGTCTCCGGCGTCTACATGAACCTCAACCTCGGCGCGGGGCAACTCGCCGCCGCCTACACGTCCACCAGCTACGCGCGCCCGGACGCGCTGTGGATCGCGCGCTACGACGGGGTCGACTCCCTCAAGGGCTGGAGTGGCGTCACCGACTCCAAGTGGGCCGTCCACCAGCGCGCCAAGCAGTTCCGCGGCGGCCACGACGAGACCTACGGCGGCGTCACCCTCAACATTGACACCGACCGCCTCGACGCTCCCGTCGCCACGGTCGCCCACCCCTACAAGGTGACCAGCACGACCGCCCTCAACGCCCGCACCGGCCCCTCGACGAGCTACCCCGTCGCCGCGACCTACGCCCCCGGCACCACCCTGGACGTCGTCTGCCAGGCCCCCGGCGCCAAGGTCGCCACCACGTCCGTGTGGGACAAACTCACCAACGGCGCCTACGTCTCCGACCACTACGTCAGCACCCCGTCCGACACCGGATACAGCTCCCCGCTGCCCCGCTGCACCTATCCCTACCAGGTCACCGCCACGAACGGCCTGACCGAACGCAGCGGCCCCGGCTCCGGCTACAGCGCCGTCGGCACCTCACCGAACGGCGCGCTCGCCTGGGTCACCTGCCAGCGGACCGGGACGACGGTCGGCACGACGAAGATCTGGGACCGCCTCGACAACGGCCACTACGTCTCCGACCACTACGTCGCGACCCCCAGCACCACGACGTACAGCAAGCCGATCCCGCGTTGCTGACCCCCGGGTGTCAGGCGGGACGGCCCTCCTCGGGGGCCGCCAGCCACTGGTGCACCTCTTCCTTCAACGACCGCTGGAACGTGGTCAGCAGCGCCTGCACCACGATGGGCTGCATGTGCGCGGACAGGGACTTCACGTCCTCCTCGGCCCGCTCGGACACCTCGCTGCGGAACAGCCGCGACAACTCGCGGGCCGCCGCCCGGGAGTGCTCGATCATCACCTCGCGCGCCGCGAGGATCGCCTCCTGGGAC
Coding sequences:
- a CDS encoding CaiB/BaiF CoA-transferase family protein, yielding MATTPGQGPLTGVRVVELAGIGPGPFAAMLLADLGADVVRVDRPGGAGLAIDPAYDVTNRNKRSVVVDLKAPNGSARVLDLAARADILIEGYRPGVAERLGVGPEDCHARNPALVYGRMTGWGQEGPLAQRAGHDIAYIALTGTLGMIGEPDRPPAVPANLLGDYAGGSLYLVVGVLAALHHARATGTGQVVDAAIVDGTAHLSAMIHGMLAAGGWQDRRGANLLDGGCPYYGTYATADGRYMAVGPLEPQFYDEFVRLLDLPEHAGTRKDWTRWGELREAVAARFASRTRDEWTALFEGSDACVAPVLSLAEAPRHPHLAARGTFTDHGGITQPAPAPRFSATPTTVRTGPARPGADTAAVAHDWDAPDLLKGLE
- a CDS encoding acyl-CoA dehydrogenase family protein, with amino-acid sequence MKRQIFAPEHDAFRETVRAFLAREVLPYYEQWEKDGIVSRDAWRAAGKQGLLGLAVPEEYGGGGTDDFRYSAVLAEEFTRAGAPGLALGLHNDIIGPYLTSLATEEQKRRWLPGFCDGSIITAIAMTEPGAGSDLQGIRTHAEDRGDHWVLNGSKTFISNGILADLVIVVARTTPEGGAHGLSLLVVERGTEGFERGRNLDKIGQKAQDTAELFFHDVRVPKENLLGELNGAFVHLMTNLAQERLSIAVSAIAAAEHLLEITTEYVREREAFGRPLATKQHIRFEVAEMATECAVTRTFLDRCTEEHANGTLDAVHASMAKWWATELQKRVTDRCLQLHGGYGYMSEYPVARAFVDGRIQTIYGGTTEIMKEIIGRSLLG
- a CDS encoding acetyl-CoA C-acetyltransferase; the protein is MSTEAYVYDAIRTPRGRGKANGALHGTKPVDLVVGLIHELRGRFPDLDPAAIDDIVLGVVGPVGDQGSDIARIAAIAAGLPDTVAGVQENRFCASGLEAVNMAAAKVRSGFEDLVLAGGVESMSRVPMASDGGAWFNDPMTNLATNFVPQGIGADLIATIEGFSRRDVDEYAALSQERAATAWKEGRFDRSVVPVKDRSGLTVLDHDEHLRPGTTADSLAKLKPSFADIGDLGGFDAVALQKYHWVEKIDHVHHAGNSSGIVDGSALVAIGSKEIGERYGLTPRARIVSAAVSGSEPTIMLTGPAPATRKALAKAGLTIDDIDLVEINEAFAAVVLRFVKDMGLSLDKVNVNGGAIALGHPLGATGAMILGTLVDELERQDKRYGLATLCVGGGMGIATIVERV
- a CDS encoding 3-hydroxyacyl-CoA dehydrogenase NAD-binding domain-containing protein → MTESTTIRWEQDRTGVVTLVIDDPNQSANTMNQAFRDSLAVITDRLEAEKDSIRGVIVTSAKKTFFAGGDLRDLIRVTPETAQDLFDGGMAIKRNLRRIETLGKPVVAAINGAALGGGYEIALACHHRVALDAPGSKIGCPEVTLGLLPGGGGVVRTVRLLGIADALLKVLLQGTQYNPQRALANGLVDDVAATQDELLAKARAFIDANPASQQPWDRPGYRIPGGTPANPKFAANLPAFPASLRKQTNGAPYPAPRNILAAAVEGSQVDFETAQVIEARYFVELAAGQTSKNMIQAFFFDLQAVNSGANRPKGIEPRKVRKVAVLGAGMMGAGIAYSCARAGIDVVLKDVSLEAAVKGKGYSEKLCAKAVSRGRTTQEKADALLARITPAADPQEVAGCDAVIEAVFENPELKHKVFQEIQHIVEPDALLCSNTSTLPITLLAEGVERQADFIGLHFFSPVDKMPLVEIIKGERTGEEALARAFDLVRQINKTPIVVNDSRGFFTSRVIGHFINEGVAMVGEGVEPASVEQAAAQAGYPAKVLSLMDELTLTLPRKIRNESRRAVEEAGGTWATHPAEAVIDRMVDEFDRPGRSGGAGFYDYDEAGKRAGLWPGLREHFTKPGHEIPFEDMQERMLFSEALDTVRLMEEGVLTSVADANIGSIFGIGFPGWTGGVLQYINGYEGGLPGFVARARELAERYGERFEPPALLVRKAEQGERFADA
- a CDS encoding thiamine pyrophosphate-binding protein, with product MGYRPALAVLDILRDEGVDRVFGNPGTTELPFLAALSDTPGAPEYVFGVHEGSVVAMADGYARGTGRPAFVSLHIAAGLANGLIGLLNARRSRTPLVVTAGQQDRRHLQQDPMLSGDLIGIATPAVKAAYDIQHAHDLPLALRRAFALAVRPPAGPVFLSVPTDLLTEDTEVDIPARTPVPPAGPAAGLEHAASLLGAADRPAIVAGDGVGREDALAALVRTAEACGAVVHHQPMADCLDFPTTHPLYAGMLPPRHDAVRVALAGYDTVLIVGAHAFTPHAYTPGPPLPPGLQVVQLDSDPHEIGRNFPAATGLVGALAPSLDRLSELLRDHVPAHTAKSRMLRAGERHAAERDRDDSAARAAYSPAPLAPWAAAHAVARGLPPDAVVVEEAITVGLLLRRLVRLDRPGSYTHTVGGGLGWGIGAAVGRALAEPGRPVVAVLGDGSTLFGLQGLWSAARQNTPVLFVVMGNGAYRTVQETYQAMGGQGVCPGTELGELDFTQAARFFGVDAVRAESADQLRELVARAGELTGPLLVDVPLRS
- a CDS encoding glycoside hydrolase domain-containing protein; this translates as MPRQRTTPRRLLVLSSACVLTAAAALALAPAATAEPATSVAYPSGASATRYSGLAFDTCTAPPLASVQAWSASPYRALGVYVSGVNRTCAQPQLTASWVASVSQLKWRLLPIHKGLQPPCGARPTDAKISTTPATARSQGTAAATEAVTAAKALGMRPGSALYNDIENYSQTDTTCRTAVLSYLSAWTKELHRVGWVSGVYMNLNLGAGQLAAAYTSTSYARPDALWIARYDGVDSLKGWSGVTDSKWAVHQRAKQFRGGHDETYGGVTLNIDTDRLDAPVATVAHPYKVTSTTALNARTGPSTSYPVAATYAPGTTLDVVCQAPGAKVATTSVWDKLTNGAYVSDHYVSTPSDTGYSSPLPRCTYPYQVTATNGLTERSGPGSGYSAVGTSPNGALAWVTCQRTGTTVGTTKIWDRLDNGHYVSDHYVATPSTTTYSKPIPRC